The DNA sequence TCCTCGCAAGATGACCCTGGCACTCTTCTGTAAATTCTTTGCCGTCAAGTCCCTGTGCTTTTATCGAACATTTCGAATATCGCTTAATACTGCCCCAGACACCCGGCAGAGACAAACAGCCTTCTTCATTTGCCACAAGATTGCCGGAAGACGTAAGCATTGGGTTTATATAAACCTTCGCGTTTTCTTTGGTGCCGTCCGGAGAAGCCACAAAAATTCTCAATCCCACTCCCGCCTGCGGCCCGGCAAGCCCGACGCCTTTATGCTCAACCATTATATCTTTCATTTTTTCCGCAAGGGCGCAGATAGCATCGTCAATCTTCTCTATCGGCTCGGCCCTTCGCAAAAGCACCGGCATCGGCCATCGGGTAATGCAGCATTTCTTAACGTCATCAATCGTCATCAGCCGCTCCTGTCTGACGTATCGTCAAATTCATCGCCTTTAAACGTATGACCGAGATAGCTCTTGCGGACAAGTTCGTTTTTGACTATCTCCGCGGGACTGCCCTCGGCAATAACCCTGCCGTGGTCGATTATGTACGCCTTGTCGGAAACCTCAAGTGTCCGTTCGACATTATGGTCTGTTATAAGGATACTTACTCCCGACGCGACCAGCCTGTGAATTTCACCCTGCAATTCTTCGACGGCTATCGGGTCAACGCCGCTGAATGGCTCATCGAGAAGAATCAAAGACGGATTTGTAATCATCGCTCTGGCAATCTCAAGTTTTCTTCGTTCGCCGCCGGAAAGAAGCCTTGCGTGACTGTTGGCGACTTCCTCAAGCGCGAAACGCTGGATAAGTTCCT is a window from the Phycisphaerae bacterium genome containing:
- the def gene encoding peptide deformylase — its product is MTIDDVKKCCITRWPMPVLLRRAEPIEKIDDAICALAEKMKDIMVEHKGVGLAGPQAGVGLRIFVASPDGTKENAKVYINPMLTSSGNLVANEEGCLSLPGVWGSIKRYSKCSIKAQGLDGKEFTEECQGHLARIFQHECDHLDGTLIADKLSTVAKIAARRKLRQLRKDYEQQKK
- the lptB gene encoding LPS export ABC transporter ATP-binding protein; the protein is MILLETHGLVKKYSGRTVVNQVSITVEQRSIVGLLGRNGAGKTTSFRMVMGMITPEGGTVVFEGSDITTLPMYKRARMGMGYLSQEPSVFQRLSVRDNLLAILETMSLTAIERKRRAEELIQRFALEEVANSHARLLSGGERRKLEIARAMITNPSLILLDEPFSGVDPIAVEELQGEIHRLVASGVSILITDHNVERTLEVSDKAYIIDHGRVIAEGSPAEIVKNELVRKSYLGHTFKGDEFDDTSDRSG